A genomic window from Fusobacterium varium includes:
- a CDS encoding MATE family efflux transporter, whose protein sequence is MKLSNNLGKDSVLGLVFKLAIPTMLAQLVNLLYSIVDRMYIGHIPEIGGLALAGVGVCGPIVTFLSSFGTLVGLGGSIIMSIKMGERRFKKARFVLANSFLALSVISITLTIIFLLLKDKLIMMFGASTVTFPYANTYLTIYTLGSFFALMAIGLNFFITCQGFAMIGMLTVIIGALVNILLDTVFIFGLEMGVAGAAWATVIAQITSFAFAFRFLTSKKIKIPITFKGYSFEIVQDIIKFGFSPFFILTTDSIILIALNAMLQKYGGITQGDLLVSGATIIQSYLLLITGPLIGLSGGTQPLLSFNYGARQIERVKKAEKYIVIFALVLTTTMFILTPFISPYFISLFTDEVNLAEVARWGIKASVWGIIPLSFQYCFVDGFTAVGRIKTAFSLSMFRKMIYMGSTFFLPAIFEARSAFYAQPVSDILGAIASTTVFYFIFNKHLERRKKVLQ, encoded by the coding sequence ATGAAACTATCAAATAATTTAGGAAAAGATTCAGTTTTAGGTTTAGTATTTAAATTAGCAATACCAACAATGTTAGCTCAATTAGTAAATTTACTGTATAGTATAGTAGATAGAATGTATATAGGGCATATTCCAGAGATTGGTGGACTTGCATTAGCAGGAGTTGGAGTGTGTGGACCTATTGTAACTTTTCTTTCATCTTTTGGAACTCTTGTTGGACTTGGTGGGTCAATAATTATGTCTATAAAAATGGGGGAGAGGAGATTTAAAAAGGCTAGATTTGTACTAGCCAATAGTTTTTTGGCTCTTTCAGTAATCTCAATAACTTTAACTATAATATTTTTATTGTTAAAGGATAAATTAATAATGATGTTTGGTGCTAGTACAGTAACTTTTCCTTATGCAAATACCTATTTAACAATTTATACTCTAGGAAGTTTTTTTGCTTTAATGGCAATAGGATTAAACTTTTTTATAACTTGCCAAGGGTTTGCAATGATAGGAATGCTAACTGTTATAATTGGAGCATTAGTAAATATTTTACTAGATACAGTTTTTATTTTTGGTTTAGAAATGGGAGTTGCCGGAGCAGCTTGGGCAACAGTAATTGCTCAAATTACATCTTTTGCCTTTGCTTTTAGATTTTTAACAAGTAAAAAAATAAAAATTCCTATTACATTTAAAGGATATTCATTTGAAATCGTTCAAGATATAATAAAATTTGGATTTTCACCATTTTTTATCTTAACAACTGATAGTATTATTTTAATAGCTTTAAATGCTATGTTACAAAAATATGGTGGAATAACTCAAGGAGATCTATTAGTATCTGGAGCAACTATAATTCAAAGTTATCTATTACTTATTACAGGTCCACTTATTGGACTTTCAGGAGGAACACAACCACTTTTAAGTTTTAACTATGGTGCAAGACAGATTGAAAGAGTAAAAAAGGCAGAGAAATATATAGTTATTTTTGCTTTGGTGTTAACAACTACAATGTTTATATTAACACCGTTTATATCACCATATTTTATCTCACTATTTACTGATGAAGTAAATTTAGCAGAGGTAGCAAGATGGGGAATAAAAGCAAGTGTATGGGGAATAATTCCTCTATCTTTCCAATATTGTTTTGTAGATGGATTTACTGCTGTTGGAAGAATAAAAACAGCCTTCTCTCTATCTATGTTTAGAAAGATGATATATATGGGAAGTACTTTCTTTTTACCAGCTATCTTTGAGGCAAGATCAGCTTTTTATGCTCAACCAGTAAGTGATATTTTGGGAGCAATAGCTTCAACAACAGTTTTTTACTTTATTTTTAATAAACATTTAGAAAGAAGAAAAAAGGTATTACAATAA
- a CDS encoding translation initiation factor IF-3 — MEVLNISDKIRINEKIKGREFRIISSTGEQLGVMSANEALELARQEDLDLVEIAATAKPPVCKIMDFGKYRYEQTRKAKEAKKNQKQVVVKEVKVTARIDTHDLETKVGQIEKFLAKENKVKVTLVLFGREKMHATLGVDTLDEIAEKFAETAEVDKKYNEKQKYILLTPKKS, encoded by the coding sequence ATGGAGGTGTTGAATATTTCTGACAAAATTAGAATCAACGAAAAAATAAAAGGAAGAGAATTTAGAATTATCTCTTCAACAGGTGAACAATTAGGAGTTATGTCTGCAAATGAAGCATTAGAGCTAGCAAGACAAGAGGACCTAGACTTAGTTGAGATAGCTGCAACTGCAAAACCACCTGTATGTAAAATAATGGATTTTGGAAAATACAGATATGAACAAACTAGAAAGGCTAAAGAAGCTAAGAAAAATCAAAAGCAAGTAGTAGTTAAAGAAGTAAAAGTAACAGCAAGAATTGATACTCACGATTTAGAAACTAAAGTTGGACAAATCGAAAAATTCTTAGCAAAAGAAAATAAAGTAAAAGTTACTTTAGTTCTATTTGGAAGGGAAAAGATGCATGCTACACTTGGAGTAGATACATTAGATGAGATAGCTGAAAAGTTTGCTGAAACAGCTGAAGTAGATAAAAAATATAATGAAAAACAAAAATACATACTATTAACACCTAAGAAAAGTTAA
- the rpmI gene encoding 50S ribosomal protein L35 produces MPKMKTHRGARKRIKVTGTGKFIVKHSGKSHILTKKDRKRKNNLKKDLVVSETLKRHMQGLLPYGVGR; encoded by the coding sequence ATGCCAAAAATGAAGACTCATAGAGGAGCAAGAAAAAGAATAAAAGTTACAGGAACAGGAAAATTTATCGTTAAACACTCAGGAAAAAGCCATATCTTAACTAAGAAAGATAGAAAAAGAAAAAATAACCTTAAAAAAGATTTAGTTGTTAGCGAAACTTTAAAAAGACATATGCAAGGATTACTTCCATATGGAGTTGGAAGATAA
- the rplT gene encoding 50S ribosomal protein L20, translated as MRVKTGIVRRRKHKKVLRAAKGFRGASGDVIKQAKQATMRAAAYSTRDRKVTKRRMRSLWIIRINTAARLNGLTYSTLMNGLKKAGIVLDRKVLADIALNNAAEFAKLAETAKNAL; from the coding sequence ATGAGAGTTAAGACTGGAATAGTTAGAAGAAGAAAACATAAAAAAGTTTTAAGAGCAGCAAAAGGATTCAGAGGTGCATCTGGTGACGTTATAAAACAAGCTAAACAAGCTACAATGAGAGCAGCAGCTTATTCAACAAGAGATAGAAAAGTAACTAAGAGAAGAATGAGATCTCTATGGATCATCAGAATCAATACAGCAGCTAGATTAAATGGATTAACATATTCAACTTTAATGAACGGATTAAAGAAAGCTGGAATCGTATTAGATAGAAAAGTTTTAGCAGATATCGCTTTAAACAATGCAGCTGAATTTGCAAAATTAGCTGAAACTGCAAAAAACGCATTATAA
- the queD gene encoding 6-carboxytetrahydropterin synthase QueD — MYTLISEASFDSAHFLAQYEGKCRNIHGHRWTIKVEIYGEELQESGSCRGMLVDFGDLKKYLKELADYYDHALIIEKDSMRELTLNVLKEDGFRIIEVEFRPTAENFAKYFYNYFKDKGFLVKNIFVYETPNNCATYSEMI, encoded by the coding sequence ATGTATACATTAATAAGTGAAGCAAGTTTTGATAGTGCACATTTTTTAGCTCAATATGAGGGAAAGTGTAGAAATATTCATGGACATCGTTGGACTATAAAAGTAGAAATTTATGGAGAAGAGCTTCAAGAGAGTGGAAGTTGTAGAGGAATGTTAGTAGATTTTGGAGATTTGAAAAAATATTTAAAAGAATTAGCAGATTATTATGATCATGCTCTTATTATTGAGAAAGATAGTATGAGAGAACTTACTTTAAATGTTTTAAAAGAGGATGGATTTAGAATAATTGAAGTGGAGTTTAGACCCACTGCTGAAAATTTTGCTAAATATTTTTATAATTATTTTAAAGATAAAGGATTTTTAGTAAAAAATATATTTGTATATGAAACTCCAAATAATTGTGCTACATATAGCGAGATGATATAG
- the queE gene encoding putative 7-carboxy-7-deazaguanine synthase QueE encodes MFNYKVVEIFESINGEGKKAGQLALFIRFQKCNLNCSYCDTKWANSDTSPYTLMSLEELYNKVIESGIKNITITGGEPLLQENIGEFLKKLSKNLELNVEIETNGSVNLKRFSEIKNPPSFTMDYKLPSSNMEKYMDLDNFQYLTEKDTVKFVVGDIDDLEKAREIIEKYFLVGKCAVYISPVFGKIEFSSIVDFMKKYKMNGVNMQLQIHKIIWDPEAKGV; translated from the coding sequence ATGTTTAATTATAAAGTTGTAGAAATTTTTGAAAGTATCAATGGAGAGGGAAAAAAGGCAGGGCAATTGGCACTGTTTATAAGATTTCAAAAATGTAACTTAAATTGTAGTTACTGTGATACTAAATGGGCTAATAGTGATACTTCACCATATACTCTTATGAGTTTAGAGGAGTTATATAATAAAGTTATAGAGAGTGGAATAAAAAATATAACTATTACAGGGGGAGAACCTCTGCTGCAAGAAAATATTGGAGAGTTTTTAAAAAAGTTAAGTAAAAATTTAGAATTAAATGTTGAGATAGAGACAAATGGAAGTGTAAATTTGAAAAGATTTAGTGAGATTAAAAATCCACCATCTTTTACAATGGATTATAAACTTCCTAGTAGCAATATGGAAAAATATATGGATCTTGATAATTTTCAATATTTAACTGAGAAAGACACAGTAAAATTTGTAGTTGGAGATATTGATGATTTGGAAAAGGCTAGAGAGATTATTGAAAAATATTTTCTTGTGGGAAAATGTGCTGTATATATAAGTCCAGTATTTGGAAAAATAGAGTTTTCATCAATAGTAGATTTTATGAAAAAGTACAAGATGAATGGAGTAAATATGCAACTTCAAATACATAAAATAATCTGGGATCCAGAAGCAAAAGGGGTGTAA
- the folE gene encoding GTP cyclohydrolase I FolE, with product MDIEAIKHHIKGLLIALGEDPEREGLKETPTRVAKMYEEIFEGINYSNDEIAEMFNKTFEEDILTDNDNIVVVRDIDIFSCCEHHLALMYDMSVTVAYLPKGKVIGLSKIARICDMVSKRLQLQERIGKDIAYIMKKVTNSEDIAILIKGKHSCMTMRGIKKNNSITETAIFEGKFKDNFMLQNKLYNRI from the coding sequence ATGGATATAGAAGCAATTAAACACCATATAAAAGGCTTGCTGATAGCTTTAGGAGAGGATCCAGAAAGAGAAGGATTAAAGGAAACTCCAACTAGAGTAGCTAAGATGTATGAGGAGATATTTGAAGGGATAAATTATAGTAATGATGAGATAGCAGAGATGTTTAATAAAACTTTTGAAGAGGATATATTAACTGATAATGATAATATTGTAGTAGTTAGAGATATAGATATTTTTAGCTGTTGTGAACACCATTTAGCTTTGATGTATGATATGAGTGTAACAGTAGCCTATCTACCTAAAGGAAAGGTAATAGGACTAAGTAAGATAGCTAGGATATGTGATATGGTAAGCAAAAGATTACAACTTCAAGAGAGAATAGGAAAAGATATAGCTTATATAATGAAGAAAGTAACAAACTCTGAAGATATAGCAATTTTAATAAAGGGAAAACATAGTTGTATGACAATGAGGGGAATAAAGAAAAATAATAGTATTACAGAAACTGCAATATTTGAAGGGAAATTTAAAGATAATTTTATGTTACAAAATAAGTTATACAATAGAATATAG
- the queC gene encoding 7-cyano-7-deazaguanine synthase QueC produces MRALVLLSGGIDSTTCLAMAIDRYGKENVVALSALYGQKHTKELKAARDIANYYNIELIEIDLVKIFAYSNCSLLSHSKDEIPHSSYAEQLEETKGETVSTYVPFRNGLFLSTAASIALSKDCDLILYGAHSDDAAGSAYPDCSKEFNDAINLAIYEGSGKKLKVEAPFVNLHKKDIVKKGLELKVPYELTWSCYEGKEYSCGECGTCIDREKAFELNGAVDPLVKIREGR; encoded by the coding sequence ATGAGAGCTTTAGTTTTATTAAGTGGTGGAATAGATAGTACTACCTGTTTAGCTATGGCAATAGATAGATATGGAAAGGAAAATGTTGTTGCTTTAAGTGCTTTATATGGGCAAAAACATACTAAAGAGTTAAAAGCAGCTAGAGATATAGCTAATTACTATAATATTGAACTTATAGAGATTGATTTAGTAAAAATATTTGCATATAGTAACTGTTCTTTACTTTCTCATTCTAAAGATGAGATTCCACATAGTAGTTATGCTGAGCAATTAGAAGAGACAAAAGGGGAAACAGTTTCTACATATGTTCCTTTTAGAAATGGATTATTTTTATCCACAGCAGCAAGTATAGCACTTTCAAAAGATTGTGATTTAATATTATATGGAGCTCACAGTGATGATGCAGCAGGAAGTGCATACCCAGATTGTAGCAAGGAATTTAATGATGCTATAAATTTAGCTATATATGAAGGAAGTGGAAAGAAATTAAAAGTTGAGGCTCCTTTTGTAAATCTTCATAAAAAGGATATAGTAAAAAAAGGTCTTGAATTAAAAGTACCATATGAATTAACTTGGAGTTGTTATGAGGGAAAAGAGTATTCATGTGGTGAGTGTGGAACTTGTATAGATAGAGAAAAAGCTTTTGAATTAAATGGTGCAGTAGATCCATTAGTAAAAATAAGAGAGGGAAGATAG
- the queF gene encoding NADPH-dependent 7-cyano-7-deazaguanine reductase QueF has protein sequence MRELDNLTLLGNQGVKYPQDYAPELLETFDNKHPENDYFVKFNCPEFTSLCPITGQPDFANIVISYVPNIKMVESKSLKLYLFSFRNHGDFHEDCINIIMKDLIKLMDPKYIEVWGKFTPRGGISIDPYCNYGKKGTKWEEVAFNRMANHDLYPEKVDNR, from the coding sequence ATGAGAGAATTAGATAATTTAACACTTTTAGGAAATCAAGGGGTAAAATATCCACAAGATTATGCTCCAGAACTTTTAGAAACTTTTGATAATAAGCATCCAGAAAATGATTATTTTGTAAAATTTAATTGTCCAGAGTTTACAAGTTTATGTCCAATCACAGGGCAACCAGATTTTGCAAATATAGTTATATCTTATGTGCCAAATATTAAAATGGTAGAGAGTAAATCTTTGAAGCTATATCTTTTTAGTTTTAGAAATCATGGAGATTTTCATGAAGATTGTATCAATATAATAATGAAAGATCTTATAAAATTAATGGATCCTAAATATATAGAAGTTTGGGGAAAATTTACTCCAAGAGGTGGAATTTCAATTGACCCATATTGTAACTATGGAAAAAAAGGAACTAAGTGGGAAGAGGTAGCTTTTAATCGTATGGCTAACCATGATTTATATCCTGAAAAAGTAGATAATAGATAA
- a CDS encoding 3'-5' exonuclease has product MKILFIDTETGGLSQNSALIQLSGIVQIGKNEAEVFNFYVKPFPNSEVTDEALAIQNRTREEIETFEDEEIVFQKFISILNKYIDKYDKNDKFILAGYNINFDKDVVYRFFKRNGNNFFFSYVQGISLDPLYMIAPLQLLNKLPVLDNNKLKTWCDYFNIPLINHDSLEDVKATKKLTKELMLLMKK; this is encoded by the coding sequence ATGAAAATTCTTTTTATAGATACAGAAACTGGTGGTTTATCACAAAACTCTGCTCTTATTCAACTTTCAGGTATAGTTCAAATTGGAAAAAATGAGGCTGAAGTTTTTAACTTCTATGTTAAACCTTTTCCAAATTCTGAGGTTACAGATGAAGCATTAGCTATTCAAAACAGAACTAGAGAAGAGATTGAAACTTTTGAAGATGAAGAGATTGTTTTTCAAAAATTTATATCTATCTTGAATAAATATATTGATAAGTATGATAAAAATGATAAATTTATATTAGCTGGATACAATATAAATTTTGATAAAGATGTTGTATATAGATTTTTTAAAAGAAATGGAAATAATTTTTTCTTTAGCTATGTTCAAGGTATTAGTTTGGATCCTCTATATATGATTGCACCTTTACAACTTTTAAATAAACTTCCTGTGTTAGATAATAATAAATTAAAAACTTGGTGTGATTATTTTAATATTCCTTTAATTAATCATGATTCTTTAGAAGATGTTAAAGCTACAAAAAAATTAACAAAAGAACTAATGCTTTTAATGAAAAAATAG
- the sstT gene encoding serine/threonine transporter SstT — MKNLYENWIKISLIKRIIIGLIVGIILVLVAPEKASGIIILGDLFVGALKAIAPILVFVLVMAAVLQHKKGQKSNMKLIIFLYLLGTFLAASVAVAGSFLFPVDLILKAGESSIAPPENIAGVLKALFMNLVENPVKALLQGNYIGILFWSALFGFFLRESSENTKKIVLDVSDVILKTVKTIIEFAPFGIMGLIFNSLRTSGFASLLIYGKLILLLLGCMGFVTFVINPIVTYFYIRQNPYPLIMRCLKDSGLTAFFTRSSAANIPVNMNLCESLGLDKEVYSVSIPLGATINMGGAAITISIFALSAAHTLNIHVDIFSALLLSVLSAISACGASGVAGGSLLLVPLACSLFGIPNDIAMQVVGVGFIIGVIQDSCETALNSSTDVLFTCVAEFANWRKEGKAIVVERA, encoded by the coding sequence ATGAAAAATTTATACGAAAATTGGATAAAAATAAGCCTTATTAAAAGAATAATAATTGGTCTTATAGTTGGAATTATATTAGTTTTAGTTGCACCTGAAAAAGCAAGTGGTATTATAATATTAGGAGATCTTTTTGTTGGAGCTTTAAAAGCGATTGCACCTATATTAGTTTTTGTGTTAGTAATGGCAGCAGTTTTACAACATAAAAAAGGTCAAAAATCAAATATGAAATTAATTATATTTTTATATCTTTTAGGAACTTTTCTTGCAGCTAGTGTTGCAGTAGCTGGATCTTTCCTTTTCCCAGTAGATCTTATTTTAAAAGCTGGAGAAAGTAGCATAGCTCCACCTGAAAATATTGCTGGTGTATTAAAAGCTCTATTTATGAACCTTGTTGAAAATCCAGTAAAAGCTCTTTTACAAGGTAACTATATTGGAATCTTATTTTGGAGTGCATTATTTGGATTCTTTTTAAGAGAAAGTTCTGAAAATACTAAAAAAATAGTTTTAGACGTTTCAGATGTTATTTTAAAAACTGTTAAAACTATTATAGAATTTGCTCCATTTGGAATAATGGGATTGATTTTTAACTCACTACGTACTAGTGGTTTTGCAAGTTTACTTATCTATGGAAAATTAATTTTACTTCTTTTAGGTTGTATGGGATTTGTTACTTTCGTTATCAATCCAATAGTTACTTACTTCTATATTAGACAAAATCCTTATCCTCTAATTATGAGATGTCTTAAAGATAGTGGACTTACTGCTTTTTTTACTAGAAGTTCAGCTGCTAATATTCCAGTAAATATGAATCTATGTGAAAGTTTAGGACTTGATAAAGAAGTTTACTCTGTTTCTATTCCATTAGGAGCTACAATTAATATGGGTGGAGCTGCTATCACTATTTCAATATTTGCTCTTAGTGCTGCTCACACTTTAAATATCCATGTTGATATTTTCTCAGCTCTTTTACTTAGTGTTCTATCAGCAATTAGTGCTTGTGGAGCATCTGGAGTTGCTGGTGGATCTCTACTTCTTGTCCCTCTAGCTTGTAGCTTATTTGGTATCCCTAATGATATAGCTATGCAAGTAGTTGGAGTTGGATTTATTATTGGAGTTATTCAAGATTCTTGCGAAACTGCTTTAAACTCATCTACTGACGTTTTATTTACTTGTGTTGCTGAGTTTGCTAACTGGAGAAAAGAGGGTAAAGCAATTGTTGTAGAAAGAGCTTAA
- a CDS encoding BMC domain-containing protein yields the protein MEEKNRIIQEYVPGKQVTLAHLIAHPNKELCKKVGLNSEVTKAIGILTLTPGETAIIAGDVATKAGNVEIGFLDRFTGTLVINGDVSSVENSLKSVLSFLENTLQFSVSKFTRS from the coding sequence ATGGAAGAAAAAAATAGAATAATACAAGAATATGTTCCCGGGAAACAAGTCACACTTGCACATTTAATTGCACATCCTAACAAAGAATTATGTAAAAAAGTTGGATTAAATTCTGAAGTGACAAAAGCAATAGGAATTTTAACATTAACTCCTGGTGAAACAGCTATAATAGCTGGAGATGTGGCAACAAAAGCTGGAAATGTAGAGATAGGATTTTTAGATAGGTTTACAGGAACATTAGTTATTAATGGAGATGTTTCTAGTGTAGAGAATTCATTAAAAAGTGTGTTAAGCTTTTTAGAAAATACTCTTCAATTCTCAGTATCTAAATTTACAAGGTCTTGA
- the eutP gene encoding EutP/PduV family microcompartment system protein: protein MKVMLLGKIGCGKTTLTQRLNEQDVVYAKTQAVSYENNIIDTPGEYIENKFFFRALLVTAAEAEKIIFVQSADDEGNFFPPNFKSIFLGKDVIGVITKIDKVSDCSRAEEILKESGVEEIFYISKTDNEGLEKLKERLKV, encoded by the coding sequence ATGAAAGTTATGTTATTAGGAAAAATAGGGTGTGGTAAGACTACATTGACACAGAGATTAAATGAGCAAGATGTCGTTTATGCAAAGACACAAGCAGTCTCTTATGAGAATAATATAATCGATACTCCAGGAGAATATATTGAAAACAAATTCTTTTTTAGAGCTTTATTAGTAACAGCAGCAGAGGCAGAGAAAATTATATTTGTTCAAAGTGCAGATGATGAAGGTAATTTCTTTCCACCTAACTTTAAATCGATATTTTTAGGAAAAGACGTAATAGGGGTAATTACTAAGATAGATAAAGTTAGTGATTGTAGTAGAGCTGAGGAGATATTAAAAGAATCTGGAGTAGAGGAAATATTTTATATTTCAAAAACAGATAATGAAGGATTGGAAAAATTAAAAGAGAGATTAAAAGTTTAA